Genomic DNA from candidate division WOR-3 bacterium:
TTTTTTTATCTCTTATCAAAAGATCAAACTCTGAAAAATTTAAAAACTCTTTTTTAATATAAGATAGTGCTATATTTTTATCTAAGAATGGGGAATAAGCTCCTGAAGTTATAAAACCAGCTTTTTCAGATTTATAAAATACCTCAGCACCTTTTCGTGGAACACCTTTCATCTCATCAGAAACAAGACCTATTAATTTTTTCTCAATATTACCCTGCATTTGATTTAAAAGAATTTCTTTTCCAAGGAATTTATCCTTTTCAATTTTTATGAATTTCTCAAGACCTGCTTCTACGGGTGTTATATCTTCTGTTAGCTCATTTCCGTATAAAGAATAACCCATTTCCAATCTCAATATATCTCTTGCTCCAAGTCCTGCTGGTTTTAAGTTAAACTTTGCTCCCTTTTTTATTATTTCCTCTAAAAAATCAAGGGCAAATTTTTTTTCACCATATATCTCAAAACCATCCTCACCTGTATAACCTGTTCTTGATAAAATCAGTTTTTTATTCATAAAATTTATTTCAAGGAAATTATAAAATTTAACGTCAGAAAAGGACCTATCAAAAAATTCTTCAACAAAGGGTTGGGCTCTTGGCCCCTGGATTGCAAGCTGGAAAATTTCCTCTGATCTATCCTTTATTACAACATCTTTAAAATTCTTACTCATTTCTTTCATATACTCAAAATCTTTAAATCTATTTGCTGCATTTACCACACATAGAAATTTATCCTCCATCCTGTAAATTAAAAGGTCATCTACACAAGTTCCCCTTTCAGTTAAAAGTATAGAATACTGGACTTTTCCGTATTTTAATTTTGAGGGGTCATTTGAAGTTATATAGTATAAAAAATTAAGAGCATCTTTTCCCTCAACTTCAATTTCTCCCATGTGAGATACATCAAATATTGATAAAACCCTTCTTGTATGGATTGCTTCTTTTATTATTCCCTCATACTGAAGCGGCATCTCATATCCTGCAAATGGAATCATTTTGGCTTTACTTTCTATATGAAATTCATAGAAGGGAGTTCTTCTTAATTTTTTCTCTTCCATGTTTTCCCTCCTTTTTTTATTGTTTTAGGAAGTTTTTGAGCTTCAAGTGTGAGAGAAAAAGAGTCCTTTTTTATTGTGGTGTTATTTTCAAAAATACTTATTTCAGTATCAAAAAGATATGCTGTAAAATTTTCTTCTTCTTTTTCTATTCTTATTAACCTGTCAAATTTATATATAAGTGTATCACTTCCCATTAAATATTTTTTGCTGAAATTAAAATTAATTTTTTCTCCTTCAATCGGTAAAATATCAAGAAATGGGACTATAAATTCATCAACTACAATATCCTGAAAATAGAATTTTACTTTTTTTAATTCATATAATAAATTTTCCTTTCTTTTTAAAATTTTTGTTTCATCAAGAAAAATAAATTTTTTAAACTTTTCCTCTGCTTTTAATGTGTCCTTTATTGGGTAAATTAATCCAATTTCTCCCCTTTCATTTAAATACTCAGCTTTACCTTCAAGGTCATAATATTCAAAATAAAAATTCTCTAATATTCCTTTTTTACATGAGATAAAAATAGTAAAAAGCAAAAGGATTTTTTTAAACTTTGAATTTACCGAGAAGAAGTTTAAGTTCATCACCGAGTTTCCCGAGTTCCGAAACCGTTGCAGTTATCTCTTCCATTGATGCAAGTTGTTCTTCCATACTTGCAGCTATCTGCTCAGAGGATACAGATACACTCTCCGACATTTCCCCAACTCTATCCATAAATTTAGCAAGTTTCTCAATCTCTTCCCTTTCCTTTTGTGAAAGTTTAGCAATTTTGCTTGTTCTTTCCATTGTTTCCTCAGTCTGGTCAGCTATTTTTTTAAGTTGAGAAACTGCTTCAAATATAATATCTCTTGAACTTAAAAGGGTTTCATTTACCTTTTTCATTGCATTCAAAGTTTCTTGCATACCCTGATTTATGTTTTCCACTATTTCCTGAATTTTTATAGAAGAAGTTCTTGAATCTTCAGCCAATTTTCTTATCTCCTGAGCCACTATGGCAAAACCTTTTCCATATTCTCCAGCCCTTGCAGCTTCTATGTAAGCATTCAAAGATAAAAGATTTGTCCTTTTCATAAACCCTTGAATACTTTCAGTTATTTCTCTTACGCCCCTTAACATTTGCGATAAGGTTTCAATATTATTTCTTAAAGATGTTATATCATTTTGCATTTCAGTTAATTTCTGCATAACCATTTCTGAAACTTCTCTCCCCTTTCTTGTAAAAAGAAGTGCGTCTTTTTCCAATTCCTCCATTTCCCTTGATTCTTCGGATGTTGAAAGAGAGAGCTCTAAAATCTCTTTAACGGATTTTGAAGCATCTATAACACTTGATGCAGTTTCTGAAGCGAGGGAGGCCAATTTTTGAACTGTATCTGTTACCTCATTTGATGATGCTGTCAATTCTTGAGCTGCACTTGAAATGTTTTCTGAAAATTCTCTAATCTTTTCTGATGTTTCAAGAGTTTTTGATACATTAATCCTTAATTTGTTTATGAATTCATTGAAGAAAATTGCCATTTCAGAAAATTCATCTTTCCCGTCAAGTTTAATTGTAACTCTTAAGTCTGCTTCACCTTCAGCAATTTCTTTCAATTTGTTTTTAAATATGTTGATTGGATTTATAAGTATCATTGAAAGGATAAAGGAAATTAATCCGCCAACCATAAGGAAAATGATTGAAAAGATAAAAGCTGCGAAACTAGCTCTTTTTTCTGCTTCTACAATATCTTTTTTGCTTGTTACGAGTCTTAAAAATCCTATAGGAGATTTATCCTCAGGTGGGATTATTGGATATATCAT
This window encodes:
- the gcvT gene encoding glycine cleavage system aminomethyltransferase GcvT, which gives rise to MEEKKLRRTPFYEFHIESKAKMIPFAGYEMPLQYEGIIKEAIHTRRVLSIFDVSHMGEIEVEGKDALNFLYYITSNDPSKLKYGKVQYSILLTERGTCVDDLLIYRMEDKFLCVVNAANRFKDFEYMKEMSKNFKDVVIKDRSEEIFQLAIQGPRAQPFVEEFFDRSFSDVKFYNFLEINFMNKKLILSRTGYTGEDGFEIYGEKKFALDFLEEIIKKGAKFNLKPAGLGARDILRLEMGYSLYGNELTEDITPVEAGLEKFIKIEKDKFLGKEILLNQMQGNIEKKLIGLVSDEMKGVPRKGAEVFYKSEKAGFITSGAYSPFLDKNIALSYIKKEFLNFSEFDLLIRDKKIRFVKESLPFVKVTSIKR
- a CDS encoding methyl-accepting chemotaxis protein, encoding MKEKILKNFFYGFRKKLFLTFFPYTLIIIISFALFFLFYMRDTARKNIINYSDTLAKITIERIKLSLLFEDSLLIKNILNELIKNENIIYIAVYSGDSLKKFYEIGEEPKKTHFEGQMGKNCVSCHRKKEKNVFSEKEKYLDMIYPIIPPEDKSPIGFLRLVTSKKDIVEAEKRASFAAFIFSIIFLMVGGLISFILSMILINPINIFKNKLKEIAEGEADLRVTIKLDGKDEFSEMAIFFNEFINKLRINVSKTLETSEKIREFSENISSAAQELTASSNEVTDTVQKLASLASETASSVIDASKSVKEILELSLSTSEESREMEELEKDALLFTRKGREVSEMVMQKLTEMQNDITSLRNNIETLSQMLRGVREITESIQGFMKRTNLLSLNAYIEAARAGEYGKGFAIVAQEIRKLAEDSRTSSIKIQEIVENINQGMQETLNAMKKVNETLLSSRDIIFEAVSQLKKIADQTEETMERTSKIAKLSQKEREEIEKLAKFMDRVGEMSESVSVSSEQIAASMEEQLASMEEITATVSELGKLGDELKLLLGKFKV